GAAGTCGGCGTCCAGCTCGTAGGAGAGCGGGATGCCGGTCGGGATGTTCAGGCCCGCGATGTCGGCGTCCGAGATGCCGTCCAGGTGCTTGACCAGGGCGCGCAGGGAGTTGCCGTGGGCGGCGACCAGGACGGTGCGGCCGGTCAGCAGGTCCGGGACGATGGCGTCGTACCAGTACGGGAGCATGCGCACGACGACGTCCTTGAGGCACTCCGTGCGCGGGCGCAGCTCCGGCGGGATCGTCGCGTAGCGCGCGTCGTCGGACTGCGAGAACTCCGTGCCGTCCTCGAGGGGCGGCGGCGGGGTGTCGTACGAGCGGCGCCACAGCATGAACTGCTCCTCGCCGAACTCGGCGAGCGTCTGCGCCTTGTCCTTGCCCTGGAGCGCACCGTAGTGGCGCTCGTTCAGGCGCCAGGAGCGGTGGACCGGGATCCAGTGGCGGTCGGCGGCCTCCAGCGCCAGCTGCGCGGTGCGGATCGCGCGCTTCTGGAGCGAGGTGTGCACGACATCGGGGAGCAGGCCGGCGTCCTTGAGCAGCTCACCGCCGCGGACCGCCTCCTTCTCGCCCTTCTCGTTGAGGTTGACGTCCACCCAGCCGGTGAACAGGTTCTTCGCGTTCCACTCGCTCTCGCCGTGGCGGAGGAGGATCAGCTTGTACGGTGCGTCGGCCATGCGTACGAGCCTAATGGACGGCCCGGGGCGCCTGCGCGCGGTGTCCACGCCTGCCGCGGGCCCCTTGCGCACCTGTCGCGTTCCCCGCCGGATTGACACGCGGCGTCAATTGGGTGGCGGTCCGACCGCGCACGCTCGTAGCGTGCGGAGCGCCGGAGAGACACTTACTTCCTGGGG
This Streptomyces sp. NBC_00539 DNA region includes the following protein-coding sequences:
- a CDS encoding phosphoglyceromutase, with translation MADAPYKLILLRHGESEWNAKNLFTGWVDVNLNEKGEKEAVRGGELLKDAGLLPDVVHTSLQKRAIRTAQLALEAADRHWIPVHRSWRLNERHYGALQGKDKAQTLAEFGEEQFMLWRRSYDTPPPPLEDGTEFSQSDDARYATIPPELRPRTECLKDVVVRMLPYWYDAIVPDLLTGRTVLVAAHGNSLRALVKHLDGISDADIAGLNIPTGIPLSYELDADFKPLTPGGTYLDPTAAAAAIEAVKNQGKK